In Chitinophagaceae bacterium, a single window of DNA contains:
- a CDS encoding type IX secretion system membrane protein PorP/SprF, whose translation MKTTLLTYFLIFCIGLSYVKSQDIHFTQYQASPLLLNPAMTGLVDGKMRATFHFREQWSSSMIKPFTTIGAAIDMPFLQNKVGNDWMGAGLTIVNDRAGEGQLQRTSVLGSVAYFKQLNRNNFLSAGGQIGFTQRSLGFSNFSFNNQYDDGFNPGLPTGEPLFTESITHVEFNVGVLWLLSASDYVNYYLGASARNITQPINSFMEDESQGLPLVYNIHFGSEIQLTNRWFLYPSLLGMYSKQARQISGGALVGYELMKDRRQQAMILGGTVYRMFDAIAPIVAFEYQTFRMGLSYDINLSDFNKVSNFQGGPELVLNYQIPLPVESQMGVIFCPRF comes from the coding sequence ATGAAAACTACTTTATTAACATATTTTTTAATTTTTTGTATTGGCTTGAGCTATGTTAAGTCTCAGGATATTCATTTCACTCAATACCAAGCTTCTCCCTTATTGTTGAATCCGGCAATGACCGGATTAGTAGATGGTAAAATGAGAGCAACGTTTCACTTTCGCGAACAGTGGAGTAGTTCAATGATTAAGCCGTTTACCACTATTGGTGCAGCCATAGATATGCCTTTTTTACAGAATAAGGTCGGGAATGATTGGATGGGTGCAGGACTTACAATAGTAAATGACAGGGCAGGTGAAGGGCAATTGCAAAGGACGTCTGTACTCGGTTCGGTAGCATATTTTAAGCAACTAAACAGAAACAATTTCCTTTCTGCCGGTGGGCAAATAGGATTTACTCAGCGGAGTTTAGGTTTTAGTAATTTTTCTTTTAATAATCAATATGATGATGGTTTTAATCCCGGTTTACCAACAGGAGAACCACTATTTACAGAAAGCATTACGCATGTTGAATTTAACGTAGGTGTTTTATGGCTGCTTTCTGCCAGTGATTATGTAAACTATTACTTAGGAGCTTCTGCCAGAAATATTACCCAACCAATTAATTCATTTATGGAAGATGAAAGTCAGGGCCTTCCATTAGTTTACAATATTCATTTTGGAAGTGAAATCCAATTGACAAACAGATGGTTTCTTTACCCATCATTATTAGGTATGTACTCCAAACAGGCAAGACAAATTAGCGGTGGTGCTTTGGTTGGGTATGAGCTGATGAAGGATAGGAGACAACAGGCAATGATACTGGGAGGAACTGTTTATAGAATGTTTGATGCTATAGCGCCAATTGTAGCATTTGAATATCAAACATTTAGAATGGGACTTAGCTATGATATTAATTTATCTGATTTCAATAAAGTATCAAATTTTCAGGGCGGACCCGAGCTGGTATTGAATTATCAGATTCCATTGCCGGTAGAAAGTCAAATGGGAGTTATTTTTTGTCCAAGATTTTAA